The Natronosporangium hydrolyticum nucleotide sequence TTGACAATGTCGAGGTACTGATCCATGTTCCGGCCGCGCAGCTCCTCGATGAACGAATCCCACTCGTCGAAGGAGCGCTGGCCGAGGATGAACTTGAGGGTCTCCTGATCGGTGTAGTCCCGCAGCCCGGTCTCCATCAGCGACGCCTGTTCCCGCTCCTGCGGGTTGAGCGGCCGCGGCGGCCCGGCGATACCTTCGATGTCGGCGAGCGTCTCCTGGAACTCCTGCTCCTCCTCGGTGAACTGGGAGTGGAGTAGCTCGGTGCTGCCGCCGTAGACGAAGATGCCGTTGAAGAAGCCGTAGTCCGCGTTGAGTAGCTGGTCCGCGTCGGGGTTGAGGCCGGCCCAGTCGACATCGTCGGCGAGTTCGAAGGAGCCGTCCTCGACGCTACCGGTGTAGGTCTCCCCCTCGATGCCCCACTTGGCGAACATCTTGCCCTCGTCGGAATACCAAAGCCAGTCGATGAACTGCATCATGGCGACGAAGTTCTCGCTCTCCCGCGCCCGCGAGGAGATCATGATGCCGTTCTCCAACCGATCGTTGTGGACCAGGTGGCCCATCGGCCCGCGGGGCCGCCGTACCTTGCGGACGGTGGCGCCGGCGAGACCTTCCAGATCTTCCCGGTGTTCGATCACCGTCTGGGCGTTGGCGCTGATCACAAAGGAGCGGCCGGAGGCGAACTTCTCGATCGCCTCATCGTCGCTCTGGGTGAAGCTCTCCGGGTCGATCAGCTCCTCCCGTACCAGCATGTTGAGGTACTCGAGCACCTGCCGGTACTCGTCCATCGCCGCCGGGAAGACGAACCGGTTGGCGTTACGGTCGAAGTAGGTGGGCTGCCAGGCCCAGCCCGCGTACGTGCCGAAGCCGTCGCTGACCATCGCCAGCAGGTTGTTGGCTCCTGGCTGCGGCGGCGTGCTCCACCGGTCGGAGAACGGGTACCGGTCCGGGTAGGCCCGCCGCATCTCCCGCAGCACATCGGCGACCTCATCCCAGGTGGTGGGTTCGTCGAGGTCGAGTTCGTCGAGGATGTCGGTGCGCATCGCCAGCGAGTAGTCGATCCAGACGTTCTCGTGCAGTCCGGGCAGGACGTAGATCTTGCCGTCGTCTTGCCGCCGGGTGTCGAGGTCGGCGTCGAGGTTCCACCGGGCGACCTTCTCCTGGAAGTGCGGCATCAGGTCGAAGTAGTCACTGACCGGCAGGATGGCGCCGCCGGCGATGAATTGCTCCTCGTCCGGAGGGTAGGTGCGGGGCAGGATCATCGGGGCGTCGCCACCGGCGATCATGACCCCGCGTCGTTCGTTGTAGTCGGCGAGCGGCACGATGACGTTCTCCAACGTGACGTTCGTGCGTTCCGCCAGCTCCGACCAGAACAGCCAGTCCGGGTCGTGCGGGTACCCGGGGTGGTCCTGCATCAGGATCGAGAACTCGACCGGCTCGCTTGCCCGGAACTGGTCACCGACCCCGTAGTCGTCCATGGCGCCGACCTGGTGTTCGGACAGGTCGCTGCTCCCGGATCCGCCGTTGCTGCTGCACGCCGCCAGCAGACTTCCCGCGGTGACCGCGCCGGCGCCGGCGAGCAGGCTACGCCGGGAGACCCGACGCCGGGATAGGTAGCGTTTCATGTGTTACCTCCGGATCGAAATTGGTTGGCGCTAACCCTTGACGGAGCCGAGCATCACGCCGGAGACGAAGTAGCGCTGGATGAAGGGATAGACAAACATGATCGGCAAGGCGGTGAGGACGATAGCGACCGCCTGGATGTTCGCCGCGGTCTGGAGGGAGACATCGCTTGTGGCGCCGGGGTCGGAGGTGGCGGCGGACCCGGCGAGCAGATTTCGGAGATAGATCGTGACCGGGAAGAGTTCTTTGCGATCTAAATACAGGAAGGCCTGGAACCAGGAGTTCCAGAAGGTCACCGAGTAGAAGAGCACCATCGTCGCGATCACCGCCTTGGACAGTGGCAGCACCACCCGGAGCAGGATGCCGTAGGTGTTGAGCCCGTCGACCGAGCCCGCCTCTTCCAGATCGGGGGGTTGGCTCTCGAAGAAGGCCTTCATCACCAGCAGGTTGAAGACGCTGATCGCGTTCGGGAGGACGATCGCCCAGATCGTGTTGCGGAATCCGAGGCTGCTGATGAGCACGTAGTTGGGGATCAGGCCGCCGTTGAAGAACATGGTGAAGACCGCGACGAAGATCAGCAGGCTCCGGCCCTTGAGGTGCTTCTTCGAGAGCACGTAGGCGTAGCAGGTGGTCAGCACCATCGCGATCAGGGTGGCGACGATCGTGTAGATCACCGTGTTGCGGTAGTTGATCCAGAAGGTCGAGTCGGACATCACGTAGCCGTAGGTGGTGAGGTTGAACCCCCGGGGCCACAGGTTGACCTGCCCGGTCCGGATGTAGCTCGTCGCGCTGAACGAGCGGGCGATGATGTTGGCGAACGGGTAGAGGGTCACCACCACGACCATGGTCAGGATGACGGCGTTGACCGCCTGGAAGACCCGGTAACCCCGGGTCGGCTGCGGCCCGCGCGGGCGCTGAAACTCGCGGTTCGCGCGTTGTTCGGCGGCGATGGTCACCATAGGCTCGTCCCCACTGTGCGGCGGGCGATGGCGTTCACCGAGAACACCAGGATCAGCCCGATCAGGGCTTCGAACATGCCGATCGCCGCGGCGTAACTGAAGAACCCGCTCTGGACCCCGACCCGGTAGACGTAGGTGGCGATGACGTCTGCCGTCTCGTAGGTCAGCGGGTTGTATATCAGCAGGATCTTTTCGAACCCGACCGCCATGAACGTGCCGGTGTTGAGGACCAGCAGGGTGACGATGGTGGGTCGGATCCCGGGCAGGGTCACATGCCAGGTCTGTTTCCACCGGTTGGCGCCGTCGATCCGGGCCGCCTCATAGAGGTTGGGGTCGATGGTGGTCAGCGCCGCCAGGTAGAGGATCGTGCCCCAACCGAGGGTCTGCCACATCTCCGAGGAGATGTAGATGGTCCGGAACCACTCCGACTGCCGCAGGAAGGGGATGGGTTCGTTGCCGGTCGCCTGGATCGCCTGGTTCACCACCCCGTCGATGGACAGGGTCTGGAAGATGATGCCGGCGACGACCACGATCGACAGGAAGTGGGGCAGGTAGGAGATGGTCTGGACGAACCGTTTGAGATAGCGGGTCCGGACCTCGTTGAGCAGCAGCGCCAGGATGATCGGCGCGGGGAAGAGGAAGAGCAGCGTGAGCGACCCGAGGATGAGCGTGTTCGTGAAGACCCGCCAGAACGTGGGGTCGTTCAGGAACATCATGAAGTACTGCAGCCCCACCCACTCTTCCCCGAACAGGTTGCCGCCGGGGAAGTAGCGCCGAAACGCGATCACGTTGCCGGCCATCGGGAGGTACCGGAAGATCAGGAAGAAGACCAGCGGCAGCACGGCCAGCGAGTAGAGCTGCCAGTCCCGACGCAGCGCACGCCGCCAGGTGTGGCTGCGCGGGCGGATTGGGGTCGCAGGCGGCTCCGGGTAGACCGATCCGTCGCGCCGCGGCTTCAGCGGCTCGGGCGTTGCT carries:
- a CDS encoding ABC transporter permease produces the protein MALAATPEPLKPRRDGSVYPEPPATPIRPRSHTWRRALRRDWQLYSLAVLPLVFFLIFRYLPMAGNVIAFRRYFPGGNLFGEEWVGLQYFMMFLNDPTFWRVFTNTLILGSLTLLFLFPAPIILALLLNEVRTRYLKRFVQTISYLPHFLSIVVVAGIIFQTLSIDGVVNQAIQATGNEPIPFLRQSEWFRTIYISSEMWQTLGWGTILYLAALTTIDPNLYEAARIDGANRWKQTWHVTLPGIRPTIVTLLVLNTGTFMAVGFEKILLIYNPLTYETADVIATYVYRVGVQSGFFSYAAAIGMFEALIGLILVFSVNAIARRTVGTSLW
- a CDS encoding extracellular solute-binding protein: MKRYLSRRRVSRRSLLAGAGAVTAGSLLAACSSNGGSGSSDLSEHQVGAMDDYGVGDQFRASEPVEFSILMQDHPGYPHDPDWLFWSELAERTNVTLENVIVPLADYNERRGVMIAGGDAPMILPRTYPPDEEQFIAGGAILPVSDYFDLMPHFQEKVARWNLDADLDTRRQDDGKIYVLPGLHENVWIDYSLAMRTDILDELDLDEPTTWDEVADVLREMRRAYPDRYPFSDRWSTPPQPGANNLLAMVSDGFGTYAGWAWQPTYFDRNANRFVFPAAMDEYRQVLEYLNMLVREELIDPESFTQSDDEAIEKFASGRSFVISANAQTVIEHREDLEGLAGATVRKVRRPRGPMGHLVHNDRLENGIMISSRARESENFVAMMQFIDWLWYSDEGKMFAKWGIEGETYTGSVEDGSFELADDVDWAGLNPDADQLLNADYGFFNGIFVYGGSTELLHSQFTEEEQEFQETLADIEGIAGPPRPLNPQEREQASLMETGLRDYTDQETLKFILGQRSFDEWDSFIEELRGRNMDQYLDIVNGAYERYQEEHG
- a CDS encoding carbohydrate ABC transporter permease, with the protein product MVTIAAEQRANREFQRPRGPQPTRGYRVFQAVNAVILTMVVVVTLYPFANIIARSFSATSYIRTGQVNLWPRGFNLTTYGYVMSDSTFWINYRNTVIYTIVATLIAMVLTTCYAYVLSKKHLKGRSLLIFVAVFTMFFNGGLIPNYVLISSLGFRNTIWAIVLPNAISVFNLLVMKAFFESQPPDLEEAGSVDGLNTYGILLRVVLPLSKAVIATMVLFYSVTFWNSWFQAFLYLDRKELFPVTIYLRNLLAGSAATSDPGATSDVSLQTAANIQAVAIVLTALPIMFVYPFIQRYFVSGVMLGSVKG